A region from the Pseudomonas cucumis genome encodes:
- a CDS encoding fumarylacetoacetate hydrolase family protein yields MSRALHDVANGTLFGVALNYQGLLNQRIAEFEQAPYQKPPVKPVLFIKTPNTRNGHDRAVVHPQGERLQPGPALGVVIGKSASRVSVENALEHVAGYTIVNEFSLPEDSYYRPAVKAKCRDGFCSLGPELVARDQVANPHQLSLKLFVNGELRQQNSTANFVRNIPRLIAEISEFMTLHEGDVLITGTPEGRVDVLPGDTVEVEISGLGRLVNHIVAE; encoded by the coding sequence ATGAGCCGTGCCCTGCATGATGTTGCGAACGGCACCCTGTTCGGCGTTGCGCTGAACTATCAGGGGTTGCTGAACCAACGTATCGCTGAATTCGAACAAGCGCCTTACCAGAAACCACCGGTCAAACCGGTGCTGTTCATCAAGACGCCCAATACCCGCAATGGCCATGACCGCGCCGTGGTTCATCCGCAAGGTGAACGCCTGCAACCGGGTCCTGCACTCGGCGTGGTAATTGGTAAAAGCGCCAGCCGGGTCAGCGTTGAAAATGCGCTGGAGCATGTGGCCGGCTACACCATCGTCAATGAGTTCAGCCTGCCGGAGGACAGTTATTACCGTCCAGCGGTTAAAGCCAAGTGCCGCGACGGCTTCTGCTCGCTGGGCCCGGAACTGGTGGCCCGTGATCAGGTCGCTAACCCGCATCAGCTCAGCCTGAAACTGTTCGTCAACGGCGAATTGCGCCAGCAAAACTCCACCGCCAACTTCGTGCGCAATATCCCTCGGCTGATTGCCGAGATCAGCGAATTCATGACCCTCCACGAAGGCGATGTGTTGATTACTGGCACACCTGAAGGCCGTGTCGATGTCCTGCCCGGCGACACCGTCGAAGTCGAAATAAGCGGCCTTGGCCGCCTCGTCAACCACATCGTGGCCGAGTAA
- a CDS encoding MFS transporter: MSTANTADSITLAEHDRTHSTVTWRLMPLLLICYLFAHLDRINIGFAKMQMSTDLHFSDTVYGFGAGLFFIAYALFGVPSNMALDRVGPRRWIASLMVVWGVLSTSMLWVESSSGFYVLRFLLGVAEAGFFPGILVFLNRWYPARRRAQVTALFAIAVPMAGVIGGPLSGAILENLHDFGGLRGWQWMFLIEGAPVVLLGLVVLKCLPDNFEVVKWLNPAQKQQLRAQLNSEEQRKSITSFGGIVRDPQVWLLVAIYFAVMLAVNTLAFWMPTLIHGAGIGRDSQVGLLSAVPYLAGCFFMIGCGRSSDRNRERRWHLCVPLLMAAAGIALAGLAPGNPLLVMGGLTIAGMGASAALPMFWQLPPAFLSNGTQAAGIAMISSFGSIASFLAPYLIGWMRDTTQSASLALYVLALFIALGGFLVLRTHAAIVNPQ; this comes from the coding sequence ATGAGCACAGCCAATACCGCTGACAGCATCACCCTTGCCGAGCACGATCGAACCCACAGCACCGTTACCTGGCGCCTGATGCCATTGCTGTTGATCTGTTACCTGTTCGCCCATCTGGACCGGATCAACATCGGCTTCGCCAAGATGCAGATGAGTACCGATCTGCACTTCAGCGATACGGTCTACGGTTTCGGAGCCGGACTGTTCTTCATTGCCTACGCGCTGTTCGGCGTACCGAGCAACATGGCCCTGGACCGGGTCGGGCCACGGCGCTGGATCGCCAGTCTGATGGTGGTCTGGGGTGTGCTTTCCACCAGCATGTTGTGGGTCGAAAGCTCCAGCGGTTTCTATGTCCTGCGCTTTCTGCTGGGGGTGGCCGAAGCCGGTTTCTTTCCCGGGATCCTGGTGTTTCTCAACCGCTGGTACCCGGCCCGGCGCCGGGCTCAAGTCACCGCGCTGTTCGCCATCGCCGTGCCGATGGCCGGGGTGATCGGCGGACCGCTGTCCGGTGCGATTCTCGAAAACCTCCATGACTTCGGTGGTCTGCGCGGCTGGCAGTGGATGTTCCTGATCGAAGGTGCGCCAGTGGTCCTGCTGGGTCTGGTGGTTCTCAAGTGCCTTCCGGATAACTTCGAAGTCGTGAAGTGGCTCAACCCCGCGCAGAAACAACAACTGCGCGCGCAATTGAACAGCGAAGAACAACGTAAATCCATCACCTCCTTCGGCGGCATTGTGCGCGACCCGCAGGTCTGGCTGCTGGTGGCGATTTATTTCGCGGTGATGCTAGCGGTCAATACCCTGGCGTTCTGGATGCCGACCCTGATTCACGGCGCCGGCATCGGCCGCGACAGCCAGGTCGGCCTGCTCAGTGCTGTGCCCTATCTGGCCGGCTGCTTCTTCATGATCGGTTGTGGACGCTCATCGGACCGTAACCGTGAACGCCGTTGGCACTTGTGTGTGCCGCTGCTGATGGCCGCCGCCGGTATTGCCTTGGCGGGACTGGCACCGGGTAACCCGTTGTTGGTGATGGGCGGCTTGACCATTGCAGGCATGGGCGCCAGCGCCGCGTTGCCGATGTTCTGGCAACTGCCGCCAGCCTTTCTCTCCAACGGCACCCAGGCCGCTGGCATCGCGATGATCAGTTCATTTGGCAGCATCGCATCGTTTCTCGCCCCTTACCTGATCGGCTGGATGCGCGACACGACTCAGAGTGCCAGCCTGGCCCTGTATGTCCTTGCA
- a CDS encoding fumarylacetoacetate hydrolase family protein: MKHARIRFEGEVHLVHVEEQNAVRLADGRLLAEDQVQWLPPATGSMFALGLNYADHAAELAFKPPTEPLAFIKSPGTYTGHKQTTWRPDNVAYMHYECELVAVIGKPARNVKRENALEYLAGYTVCNDYAIRDYLENYYRPNLRVKNRDATTPVGPWVVDVADVPDPSNLKLRTWINGELRQEGSTKDMIFDIPYLIEYLSSFMTLQPGDMIATGTPEGLADVVPGDEVIVEVEGVGRLVNRIVSEAEFFSARNEA, encoded by the coding sequence ATGAAACACGCCCGTATCCGCTTTGAAGGCGAAGTCCACCTCGTCCATGTCGAAGAGCAAAATGCCGTGCGCCTGGCCGACGGCCGCTTGCTGGCCGAAGACCAGGTGCAATGGTTGCCACCGGCCACCGGCAGCATGTTCGCCCTGGGCCTGAACTATGCCGACCATGCCGCCGAACTGGCTTTCAAGCCACCGACCGAACCGCTGGCATTCATCAAATCCCCCGGCACCTACACCGGCCACAAACAAACCACCTGGCGTCCGGATAACGTCGCCTATATGCACTATGAGTGTGAACTGGTGGCCGTCATCGGCAAGCCGGCACGCAACGTCAAACGTGAAAATGCCCTGGAATACCTGGCCGGCTACACGGTGTGCAACGACTACGCGATCCGTGACTACCTGGAAAATTATTACCGGCCCAACCTGCGGGTGAAGAACCGTGATGCCACGACGCCCGTCGGCCCGTGGGTCGTCGACGTCGCCGACGTTCCTGACCCGAGCAACCTGAAGCTGCGCACTTGGATCAATGGTGAACTGCGCCAGGAAGGCAGCACCAAGGACATGATTTTCGACATCCCTTACCTGATCGAATACCTGTCCAGCTTCATGACCTTGCAACCCGGCGACATGATCGCAACGGGCACGCCGGAAGGTCTGGCCGATGTGGTGCCAGGTGATGAAGTGATTGTGGAAGTGGAAGGCGTGGGTCGCCTGGTCAATCGAATTGTCAGCGAAGCGGAATTCTTCTCCGCCCGTAACGAGGCTTGA
- a CDS encoding tautomerase family protein — protein sequence MPHFIAEYTDNIEQQADLPALFEKVHAILGDSGVFPLGGIRSRGVRLDTWRMADGKHDYAFVHMTLKVGHGRDLPTRQTVAETLFKVITEHFAELQSQRLLALSFEMIELHPELNFKQNNVHAFLKNQAG from the coding sequence ATGCCGCATTTCATCGCCGAATACACCGACAACATCGAGCAGCAGGCGGACTTGCCCGCGCTGTTCGAAAAGGTTCACGCCATCCTGGGAGACAGCGGCGTATTTCCCCTGGGCGGCATCCGCAGTCGTGGTGTACGTCTGGACACCTGGCGCATGGCCGACGGCAAGCACGATTACGCCTTCGTCCATATGACCCTCAAGGTCGGTCACGGACGGGATCTGCCGACCCGGCAGACAGTCGCCGAAACGCTGTTCAAGGTGATCACCGAGCACTTCGCCGAGCTGCAGTCGCAACGCTTGCTGGCGCTGTCGTTCGAGATGATCGAACTGCACCCCGAACTCAATTTCAAGCAGAACAACGTACATGCCTTCTTGAAGAACCAGGCGGGCTGA
- the hpaD gene encoding 3,4-dihydroxyphenylacetate 2,3-dioxygenase, whose protein sequence is MGEVVLAAKICHVPSMYLSELPGKHHGCREAAIAGHKEIGRRARELGADTAVVFDVHWLVNSGYHVNSGEHFKGIYTSNELPHFIKNMEYEYPGCPELGELIAAEANLAGVRTMAHNIPSLELEYGTLVPMRYMHMGVPDEQKFNVISIAAWCAWHRLEDSFAFGAAVRRAIEKSDRKVLVLASGSLSHRFSDDREAEANIHNWTREFDKQMDLHVVEMWKQGRFKEFCAMLPDYAEHCFGEGKMHDTAMLLGLLGGPEYNKPAEIITSPFGSSGTGQINAIFPL, encoded by the coding sequence ATGGGCGAAGTCGTCCTGGCCGCGAAGATCTGCCACGTACCTTCAATGTACCTGTCGGAACTGCCCGGCAAGCATCACGGGTGTCGCGAAGCGGCGATTGCCGGACACAAGGAAATCGGACGTCGAGCCCGCGAGCTGGGTGCCGATACCGCCGTGGTGTTTGACGTGCACTGGCTGGTCAACAGCGGCTATCACGTCAACTCCGGCGAGCATTTCAAGGGCATCTACACCAGCAACGAACTGCCGCACTTCATCAAGAACATGGAATACGAGTACCCAGGCTGCCCGGAACTGGGCGAGCTGATCGCGGCCGAAGCCAATCTGGCCGGCGTGCGCACTATGGCTCACAACATCCCGAGCCTGGAACTGGAATACGGCACGCTGGTGCCGATGCGCTACATGCACATGGGCGTCCCCGACGAGCAGAAGTTCAACGTGATTTCCATAGCAGCCTGGTGTGCCTGGCACCGTCTGGAAGACAGCTTTGCCTTTGGCGCAGCAGTGCGTCGAGCCATCGAAAAGAGCGACCGCAAGGTGCTGGTACTGGCCTCGGGTTCGCTGTCCCACCGTTTCTCCGACGACCGCGAAGCCGAAGCCAACATCCATAACTGGACCCGCGAATTCGACAAGCAGATGGACCTGCACGTGGTCGAGATGTGGAAGCAAGGCCGCTTCAAGGAGTTTTGCGCGATGCTCCCGGACTACGCCGAGCATTGCTTCGGCGAAGGCAAGATGCACGACACCGCGATGCTCCTCGGACTGCTGGGCGGGCCTGAATACAACAAACCTGCCGAGATCATCACTTCGCCGTTCGGCAGTTCCGGCACCGGCCAGATCAACGCCATTTTCCCCCTCTGA
- the hpaE gene encoding 5-carboxymethyl-2-hydroxymuconate semialdehyde dehydrogenase: protein MIKHWINGREVESKDTFVNYNPATGEPIGEVASGGAEEVSQAVAAAKEAFPKWAATPAKERAKLMRKLGELIEQNVPHLAELETLDTGLPIHQTKNVLIPRASHNFDFFAEVCTRMDGHSYPVDDQMLNYTLYQPVGVCALVSPWNVPFMTATWKTAPCLALGNTAVLKMSELSPLTANELGRLAVEAGIPKGVLNVIQGYGATAGDALVRHPDVRAISFTGGTATGKKIMQTAGLKKYSMELGGKSPVLIFEDADLERALDAALFTIFSLNGERCTAGSRIFIQESVYPQFVAEFAARAKRLIVGDPQDPKTQVGSMITQAHYDKVTGYIKIGIEEGATLLAGGLERPANLPEHLSRGQFIQPTVFADVNNKMRIAQEEIFGPVVCLIPFKDEAEALQLANDTEYGLASYIWTQDIGKAHRLAYGIEAGMVFINSQNVRDLRQPFGGVKGSGTGREGGQYSFEVFAEIKNVCISMGSHHIPRWGI, encoded by the coding sequence ATGATCAAACACTGGATCAACGGCCGCGAGGTCGAAAGCAAAGACACCTTCGTCAATTACAACCCGGCTACCGGCGAACCCATTGGTGAAGTCGCCAGCGGCGGCGCCGAGGAAGTGTCTCAGGCAGTGGCCGCCGCCAAGGAAGCCTTCCCGAAATGGGCAGCGACCCCGGCCAAGGAGCGCGCAAAGCTGATGCGCAAGCTCGGCGAACTGATCGAGCAGAACGTACCGCATCTGGCCGAACTGGAAACCCTCGACACTGGCCTGCCGATCCATCAGACCAAGAACGTTTTGATTCCACGCGCTTCGCACAACTTCGATTTTTTCGCCGAAGTCTGCACTCGCATGGACGGTCACAGTTACCCGGTGGACGACCAGATGCTCAACTACACCCTGTACCAGCCGGTGGGTGTCTGCGCTCTGGTATCACCGTGGAACGTGCCGTTCATGACGGCGACCTGGAAGACCGCTCCGTGCCTGGCATTGGGTAACACCGCAGTATTGAAGATGTCCGAGCTGTCACCGCTGACGGCCAATGAACTCGGTCGTCTGGCCGTCGAAGCCGGCATTCCTAAGGGCGTGCTCAACGTCATCCAGGGCTACGGCGCCACCGCCGGTGACGCGCTGGTTCGCCACCCGGATGTACGTGCGATTTCCTTCACTGGCGGTACCGCCACCGGCAAGAAAATCATGCAGACCGCCGGCCTGAAAAAGTACTCCATGGAACTGGGCGGCAAGTCGCCGGTGCTGATCTTCGAAGACGCGGATCTTGAGCGCGCCCTCGATGCTGCGTTGTTCACCATCTTCTCGCTTAACGGTGAACGCTGCACCGCCGGCAGCCGGATTTTCATCCAGGAAAGCGTCTACCCACAGTTTGTCGCCGAGTTTGCCGCTCGCGCCAAACGTCTGATCGTCGGTGACCCGCAGGACCCGAAAACCCAGGTCGGCTCGATGATCACCCAGGCCCATTACGACAAGGTCACCGGCTACATCAAGATCGGGATCGAAGAAGGCGCCACCCTCCTCGCCGGTGGTCTGGAGCGTCCGGCCAACCTGCCGGAACACTTGAGTCGCGGGCAGTTCATTCAGCCGACGGTGTTCGCTGATGTGAATAACAAAATGCGCATCGCCCAGGAAGAAATCTTCGGCCCGGTGGTATGCCTGATCCCGTTCAAGGACGAAGCCGAAGCCCTGCAACTGGCCAACGATACCGAGTACGGCCTGGCGTCTTACATCTGGACCCAGGACATCGGCAAAGCGCATCGTCTGGCCTATGGTATCGAAGCCGGCATGGTCTTCATCAACAGCCAGAACGTGCGCGATTTGCGTCAGCCGTTCGGCGGTGTGAAAGGCTCCGGCACCGGTCGTGAAGGCGGCCAGTACAGCTTCGAAGTGTTCGCCGAAATCAAGAACGTTTGTATCTCTATGGGCAGTCATCACATTCCGCGTTGGGGCATCTAG